From the genome of Pseudomonas yamanorum, one region includes:
- a CDS encoding OsmC family protein: MPVTVNTLNAENFRHSVNINNHELFTDLPKSLGGDDSAPSPHDYFDAALASCKALTVKLYAQKKDIPLTGVTVEVTHDSTEEQKGKYKLSVKLTLKGVLTDEQRDELHRVADRCPVHKLMTTAEVTIETKLSEGAFSQ, translated from the coding sequence ATGCCTGTTACCGTGAATACGCTGAACGCCGAAAACTTTCGTCACAGCGTCAACATCAATAACCATGAGCTGTTTACCGACCTGCCCAAGAGCCTGGGCGGCGACGATTCGGCGCCCTCTCCCCACGATTACTTCGATGCCGCGCTGGCGTCGTGCAAGGCGCTGACGGTCAAACTCTATGCGCAGAAAAAAGACATTCCGCTGACCGGCGTCACCGTGGAAGTCACCCACGACAGCACCGAAGAGCAAAAGGGCAAATACAAGCTCAGCGTCAAACTCACCCTCAAGGGCGTACTCACCGACGAGCAACGCGATGAACTGCACCGCGTGGCGGATCGCTGCCCGGTGCACAAGCTGATGACCACCGCCGAAGTCACCATCGAGACCAAGCTCTCGGAAGGCGCCTTCAGCCAGTAG
- a CDS encoding pirin family protein: protein MTTTTVIRPRAEDVEGQPILRPLPSRQCRSVGPFVFFDHMLQTRYAPGTGMNIRQHPHIGLSTLTYLFEGELLHKDSLGSDQLVKAGDVSWMTAGSAIAHVERSPEALKASGFSLHGLQVWLASPREHEQGPGHYSHHPAASLPVSDNLGVQIRLIAGSGFCLESPVPVLSPTLYAEVRMQTATTLLIPDEHAERAVYVLEGEAQLDGEVLEVHSLVVLPAGESMALFAETDCHLMVFGGAALDGPRRINWNFVASDPALIEQARQRWAAGDWPTVPGESERIELPGGKA from the coding sequence ATGACCACAACGACCGTGATCCGCCCGCGCGCCGAAGATGTGGAAGGCCAACCGATCCTGCGCCCGCTGCCCTCCCGGCAATGCCGCAGCGTCGGGCCTTTCGTGTTTTTCGACCATATGCTGCAAACCCGTTATGCCCCGGGCACCGGCATGAATATTCGCCAGCACCCGCATATCGGCCTCTCCACCCTGACCTACCTGTTTGAAGGCGAACTCCTGCACAAGGACAGCCTCGGCTCCGACCAGTTGGTCAAGGCCGGGGACGTCAGCTGGATGACCGCCGGCAGCGCCATTGCCCACGTTGAACGTAGCCCCGAGGCGTTGAAGGCCAGTGGTTTCAGCCTGCACGGGTTGCAAGTGTGGCTGGCCTCGCCCCGGGAACATGAGCAAGGGCCGGGGCACTACAGCCATCACCCCGCCGCCAGCTTGCCGGTAAGTGACAACCTCGGCGTGCAGATTCGCCTGATTGCCGGTAGCGGCTTTTGCCTCGAGTCACCCGTGCCGGTGTTGTCGCCCACCTTGTATGCCGAGGTGCGGATGCAGACGGCTACGACGCTGCTGATCCCGGATGAGCATGCAGAACGGGCGGTGTATGTGCTGGAGGGTGAGGCGCAGCTGGATGGCGAGGTGCTGGAGGTGCATAGCCTGGTGGTGTTGCCGGCAGGCGAAAGCATGGCGCTGTTTGCCGAGACCGATTGCCATCTGATGGTGTTCGGCGGCGCGGCGCTGGATGGGCCACGGCGGATTAACTGGAATTTTGTGGCGAGTGATCCTGCGTTGATCGAGCAGGCTCGGCAGCGTTGGGCGGCTGGGGATTGGCCGACAGTGCCGGGGGAAAGTGAGCGGATTGAGTTACCTGGAGGCAAGGCTTAA